Proteins encoded by one window of Paenibacillus sp. DCT19:
- a CDS encoding short chain dehydrogenase → MKKALVIGGSGTLGKAIVAKLKDLPVEVITAGRQSGDYQVDMTSTDSITALFESVGSIDYVIVAAGQTHYAKLEELTPEDNMISVHGKLLGQVNIVLIGQHYVNDKGSFTLVSGIIKDHPIVKGASSAMVNGAIDSFAKAAAYELPRGIRLNSVSPNLFEESAEKYKGVFIGFNPVPVERVANTFIQSALGIETAQNFKVY, encoded by the coding sequence ATGAAAAAAGCGCTGGTTATTGGCGGAAGTGGGACGTTAGGGAAGGCTATTGTTGCTAAGTTAAAGGATTTACCTGTAGAAGTGATTACAGCAGGTAGACAGTCTGGTGATTATCAGGTGGATATGACTTCAACGGATAGTATTACTGCGTTATTTGAGTCCGTTGGCTCTATTGATTATGTCATTGTGGCGGCAGGTCAGACGCATTATGCCAAACTGGAAGAGTTAACGCCCGAAGATAATATGATCAGTGTCCACGGAAAATTGTTAGGGCAAGTCAACATTGTGCTGATTGGTCAGCACTACGTTAATGACAAGGGTAGCTTTACCTTAGTTAGCGGAATCATCAAGGATCATCCGATTGTGAAGGGTGCTTCAAGTGCCATGGTTAATGGTGCAATCGATTCGTTTGCAAAAGCAGCAGCTTATGAACTACCCCGAGGCATACGGTTGAATTCAGTTAGCCCTAACTTATTCGAGGAATCGGCAGAGAAGTATAAAGGTGTCTTTATCGGATTCAATCCCGTACCTGTGGAGCGTGTAGCCAATACGTTTATTCAAAGTGCACTTGGCATTGAAACGGCACAGAACTTTAAAGTATATTAA